Proteins encoded in a region of the Pseudomonas sp. PDNC002 genome:
- a CDS encoding beta-galactosidase, giving the protein MTSMRWHLPLLLSLAIASAPAWSAGGNETLFNFIKPMAVVSVTTQNADLPSSTAEATPEGEILRRVNFNPAPQPTLRLAPSSGSWDWSQADSISLRIQNAMDWAITLEVEIEGVAGAPGLHASIALPAGPAQTLVIPLQAMTPENFGMRAGVPMPITQDGQRLLLASKVTGELNRSQVGAVKLYLNAPKAAQDILVGRFGTRAGNDEYHKAYTGIVDGFGQSTRSEWPEKVKSAEQLASAWKTEGEQLKKWQPAPGRDAFGGLLDGPAFEGTGFFRIEKRNGRWWLVTPEGHSFWSMGVNAVNADSSQTYVEGREYMFATLPKEDDPLAAFYGQRDDRSGVGAQQGRAFGNGRWYDFYAANRFRADGGLTGDAAATAWRERTLQRLGAWGFNTLGDWSDPEFAADPHMPYSVPLSISGDYATVSTGYDWWGAMPDPFDPRFAMAAERAIAIAARDHREDAWLLGYYADNELAWAGRGDDVQSHYALVFGTLKLSTDSPAKRAFIKQLKDKYTEHEALAEAWGVQLGAWEDLDAPGYQAPLPSEAHPAIVQDYSAFLRLYADQYFKTLKDSLKWNAPNHLLLGPRFAVSTPEALASCAQYCDVLSFNLYVPLPQQGYDANYVRSLDKPVLITEFHFGSRDRGPFWGGVAEVYNEQQRGEAYQRFLADAAKEPNIVGAHWFQYLDQPVTGRLLDGENGHIGLVGITDLPFTGFVDAVRKANQQTLKAIDEQARAAAKAPAEPGPKPASDDDDSNDEQPSSEQ; this is encoded by the coding sequence ATGACATCGATGCGTTGGCATCTGCCTCTGCTGCTCAGCCTGGCCATCGCCAGTGCTCCGGCCTGGTCGGCTGGCGGCAATGAAACCCTGTTCAACTTCATCAAGCCGATGGCCGTGGTTAGCGTCACCACGCAGAACGCCGACCTGCCCAGTTCCACCGCGGAAGCCACGCCCGAGGGTGAAATCCTGCGGCGGGTGAACTTCAACCCGGCGCCCCAGCCAACCCTGCGCCTGGCGCCGTCCAGCGGTAGCTGGGACTGGTCCCAGGCGGACAGCATCAGCCTGCGCATCCAGAACGCCATGGACTGGGCGATCACCCTGGAGGTGGAGATCGAGGGTGTTGCCGGTGCCCCCGGTCTGCATGCCAGCATCGCGCTGCCGGCGGGGCCCGCGCAGACCCTGGTGATTCCCCTGCAAGCCATGACGCCGGAGAACTTCGGCATGCGTGCCGGCGTGCCGATGCCGATCACCCAGGATGGCCAGCGCCTGCTGTTGGCGAGCAAGGTGACCGGCGAGCTGAACCGCAGCCAGGTCGGCGCGGTGAAGCTCTACCTGAACGCGCCCAAGGCGGCGCAGGACATCCTCGTTGGCCGCTTCGGCACCCGCGCCGGCAACGACGAGTACCACAAGGCCTACACCGGCATCGTCGACGGCTTCGGACAGTCCACCCGCAGCGAGTGGCCGGAAAAGGTGAAGAGCGCCGAGCAATTGGCCAGTGCCTGGAAAACCGAAGGCGAGCAGTTGAAGAAGTGGCAGCCCGCGCCCGGCCGTGATGCATTCGGCGGCTTGCTGGATGGACCGGCCTTCGAAGGCACCGGCTTCTTCCGCATCGAAAAGCGCAACGGCCGCTGGTGGCTGGTGACGCCGGAAGGACATTCGTTCTGGTCCATGGGCGTCAACGCGGTCAATGCCGACAGTAGCCAGACCTACGTGGAAGGCCGCGAGTACATGTTCGCCACCCTGCCCAAGGAAGACGATCCGTTGGCCGCCTTCTACGGCCAGCGCGACGACCGCAGTGGCGTCGGCGCCCAGCAGGGCCGCGCCTTCGGCAATGGCCGCTGGTACGACTTCTACGCCGCCAACCGCTTCCGCGCCGACGGCGGACTGACCGGCGACGCCGCGGCCACCGCCTGGCGCGAGCGGACGCTGCAGCGTCTCGGCGCCTGGGGTTTCAACACGCTGGGCGACTGGAGCGACCCGGAGTTCGCCGCCGATCCGCACATGCCGTACAGCGTCCCGCTGTCCATTAGCGGCGACTACGCCACCGTCAGCACCGGCTACGACTGGTGGGGCGCCATGCCCGATCCGTTCGATCCGCGTTTCGCCATGGCCGCTGAGCGCGCCATCGCCATCGCCGCCCGCGATCACCGCGAGGATGCCTGGCTGCTGGGTTACTACGCGGACAACGAGCTGGCCTGGGCCGGTCGCGGCGATGACGTGCAGTCGCACTATGCGCTGGTGTTCGGCACCTTGAAGCTGTCCACCGACAGCCCGGCCAAGCGCGCTTTCATCAAGCAGCTCAAGGATAAGTACACGGAACACGAAGCCCTCGCCGAGGCCTGGGGCGTGCAACTGGGTGCCTGGGAAGACCTCGACGCGCCGGGCTACCAGGCCCCGCTGCCGAGCGAGGCGCACCCGGCGATCGTCCAGGACTACAGCGCCTTCCTGCGCCTCTACGCCGACCAGTATTTCAAGACGCTGAAGGACTCGCTGAAGTGGAACGCGCCGAACCATCTGCTGCTCGGCCCACGCTTTGCCGTCAGCACGCCGGAGGCGCTGGCCTCCTGCGCGCAGTACTGCGACGTGCTCAGCTTCAATCTCTACGTCCCGCTGCCGCAGCAGGGCTATGACGCGAACTACGTACGCAGCCTGGACAAGCCGGTGTTGATCACCGAGTTCCACTTTGGCTCGCGCGATCGCGGGCCGTTCTGGGGCGGCGTCGCCGAGGTCTACAACGAGCAGCAGCGTGGCGAGGCGTACCAGCGCTTCCTGGCCGATGCGGCGAAGGAGCCGAACATCGTTGGCGCGCACTGGTTCCAGTACCTCGACCAGCCGGTGACTGGCCGCCTGCTCGACGGCGAGAACGGTCACATCGGCCTGGTCGGCATCACCGACCTGCCGTTCACCGGCTTCGTCGATGCCGTGCGCAAGGCCAACCAGCAAACGCTCAAGGCCATCGACGAGCAGGCTCGCGCGGCTGCCAAGGCGCCTGCGGAGCCGGGGCCGAAACCGGCGTCGGACGATGACGACAGCAACGACGAGCAGCCGTCTTCGGAGCAATGA
- a CDS encoding OmpA family protein: MSITRTALPLLLVSTLLTGCAGLQKSDWPTCAVVGGVGGAGLGSIESSAWAGWGALIGGVLGASYCWVHGAEEQVAEVPPPAPAPEPAPAPLPKEETIVVRDLHFAFDSSKIDAQDKDKLDTIATRLKGEAATTELNIGGHTDSIGTDAYNQKLSERRANAVSNYLIDAGVPASSIKSVVGYGESQPVADNKTKEGRAENRRTEIKITRQ, from the coding sequence ATGAGCATCACAAGGACCGCTTTACCCCTGCTGCTGGTAAGCACGTTGCTCACCGGTTGCGCAGGGTTGCAGAAGTCCGACTGGCCGACTTGCGCCGTGGTTGGCGGTGTCGGCGGCGCCGGTCTGGGTTCCATTGAAAGCAGCGCATGGGCTGGCTGGGGCGCCTTGATTGGTGGTGTGCTGGGGGCATCCTACTGCTGGGTACATGGTGCTGAAGAACAAGTGGCTGAGGTTCCGCCGCCTGCGCCGGCTCCTGAGCCCGCTCCGGCACCGCTGCCCAAGGAAGAGACCATCGTCGTGCGTGACCTGCACTTCGCCTTCGACTCGTCGAAAATCGATGCGCAGGACAAGGACAAGCTCGACACCATCGCTACCCGCCTGAAAGGTGAGGCCGCGACCACCGAGCTGAACATCGGCGGTCATACCGACAGTATCGGTACCGATGCCTACAACCAGAAACTGTCCGAACGCCGCGCCAATGCCGTGTCCAACTACCTGATCGACGCTGGTGTACCTGCCAGCAGCATCAAGTCGGTGGTCGGTTACGGTGAAAGCCAACCGGTTGCGGACAACAAGACCAAGGAAGGCCGCGCCGAGAACCGTCGCACGGAAATCAAGATCACTCGTCAGTAA
- a CDS encoding collagen-like protein — MRKSLLGVALFVPLACSAAGSVSVEANTVLRLPVKGDSLTLDRVTVGPEGALLIPSRVKELKIGELDLAKNARLGVFPGSDVLQIDVQHGNLADGSVIAAQGSSGSFEKPASGGRNLVLHLQDVQVQNLLIDVRGGVGAPGYDGLDGGSAQTSGCLWGGGRSAGDGQNGADGQQGAAGGVVRLEVPEHFDVERVKVRLEGGAGGAGGKPGKAGARSGEKGCWFYSVAGEQPGSEGKGGAEGAKGSEGRLEVKRF, encoded by the coding sequence ATGCGTAAGTCGTTGCTGGGCGTGGCACTGTTCGTGCCGCTGGCGTGTTCCGCCGCCGGATCTGTATCGGTCGAGGCTAATACCGTGCTGCGCCTGCCGGTGAAGGGCGACAGCCTGACCCTCGACCGCGTCACGGTCGGCCCGGAAGGTGCACTGCTGATCCCGTCGCGGGTGAAGGAACTGAAGATCGGCGAGCTGGACCTGGCGAAGAACGCTCGGCTCGGCGTGTTTCCTGGCAGCGATGTGCTGCAGATCGACGTACAGCACGGCAACCTGGCCGACGGCAGCGTGATCGCCGCGCAGGGCAGTTCGGGCAGCTTCGAGAAACCCGCCAGTGGTGGCCGCAACCTGGTGCTGCACCTCCAGGACGTGCAGGTGCAGAACCTGCTGATCGACGTGCGCGGTGGCGTTGGCGCGCCGGGCTACGACGGATTGGACGGCGGTAGCGCGCAGACTTCCGGTTGCCTGTGGGGTGGCGGCCGCTCCGCCGGTGACGGCCAGAATGGTGCCGATGGCCAACAAGGCGCGGCCGGTGGCGTGGTGCGCCTGGAAGTGCCGGAGCACTTCGATGTCGAACGCGTCAAGGTACGGCTGGAAGGTGGCGCCGGCGGCGCGGGCGGCAAGCCCGGCAAGGCGGGTGCGCGCAGCGGCGAGAAAGGCTGCTGGTTCTATTCGGTGGCGGGCGAGCAGCCCGGCTCGGAAGGCAAGGGCGGTGCGGAAGGAGCGAAGGGCAGCGAAGGCCGCCTGGAAGTGAAACGCTTCTAA
- a CDS encoding serine hydrolase domain-containing protein — translation MTLNGHCDPRFTPVADAFNALFEDPQERGAALCIQVDGETVVDLWAGSAGKEPGQDWQADTLLNLFSCTKTFAAVAALQLVGEGRLELDAPVARYWPEFAQAGKQDITVRQLLCHRAGLPAIREPLAPEALYDWDTMTAALAAETPWWVPGAEHGYAPITYGWLVGEVIRRVDGREPGAAIVARTAAPLGLDFHIGLDDAEFHRVAHIARGKGSLGDAAAQRLLKTMMTDAAALSTRAFTNPPSVLTGTNKPEWRRMSQPAANGHGNARSLAGFYSGLLHGKLLDPALLAELTREHAVGEDRTLLTRTRFGLGTMLDQAEVANATYGLGPQAFGHPGAGGSIGFADPQRELAFGFVVNTLGPYVLMDPRAQRLARIAGECL, via the coding sequence ATGACCCTGAACGGCCACTGCGATCCGCGTTTCACCCCCGTTGCCGATGCCTTCAACGCGCTGTTCGAAGACCCTCAGGAACGCGGCGCCGCGCTGTGCATCCAGGTCGACGGCGAGACGGTGGTCGACCTCTGGGCCGGCAGCGCGGGGAAGGAGCCGGGCCAGGACTGGCAGGCCGACACGCTGCTCAACCTGTTCTCCTGCACCAAGACTTTCGCCGCCGTTGCCGCGCTGCAACTGGTGGGCGAGGGCCGGCTGGAGCTGGACGCCCCGGTGGCGCGCTATTGGCCGGAGTTCGCCCAGGCCGGCAAGCAGGACATCACCGTTCGCCAATTGCTCTGCCATCGCGCCGGGCTGCCGGCGATCCGCGAGCCGCTGGCGCCGGAAGCGTTGTACGACTGGGACACCATGACCGCCGCGCTGGCTGCCGAAACGCCCTGGTGGGTGCCCGGCGCCGAGCATGGCTATGCGCCGATCACCTACGGCTGGTTGGTAGGGGAAGTGATCCGCCGCGTCGATGGGCGCGAGCCGGGAGCTGCCATCGTTGCGCGCACCGCCGCGCCGCTGGGGTTGGATTTCCACATCGGCCTGGACGACGCTGAGTTCCACCGCGTGGCGCACATCGCCCGTGGCAAGGGCAGCCTCGGTGATGCCGCCGCACAGCGCCTGCTCAAGACCATGATGACCGATGCGGCGGCGCTCTCCACCCGCGCCTTCACCAATCCGCCATCGGTGCTCACCGGCACCAACAAGCCGGAATGGCGGCGCATGTCGCAGCCGGCGGCCAACGGTCACGGCAATGCGCGCTCGCTGGCCGGCTTCTACAGCGGTCTGCTGCATGGCAAGCTGCTCGACCCAGCGCTGCTCGCCGAACTCACCCGTGAGCATGCGGTGGGCGAGGACCGCACCCTGCTGACGCGCACACGTTTCGGCCTGGGCACCATGCTCGACCAGGCAGAGGTGGCCAACGCTACCTATGGCCTGGGCCCGCAGGCCTTCGGTCATCCGGGCGCGGGCGGCTCCATCGGCTTCGCCGATCCGCAGCGCGAACTGGCCTTCGGCTTCGTCGTGAACACCCTCGGCCCCTATGTGCTGATGGACCCGCGCGCGCAGCGCCTGGCGCGTATCGCCGGCGAGTGCCTGTAG
- a CDS encoding YchJ family protein, which yields MIEPTCPCGSGHPLPDCCGRFHAGLAAPTAEALMRSRYSAYALGLVDYLRATTLPAQQDGLDLDAIRAWSLGSTWLGLEVENHEVLGGQPEHARVTFIARWHDASGEHSHRECSGFVQRDGRWYFLDPTVPMKLGRNDPCPCGAGGKLKKCCGPWIE from the coding sequence ATGATCGAACCGACCTGTCCCTGCGGCAGCGGCCACCCGCTACCCGATTGTTGCGGGCGCTTTCACGCCGGGCTCGCCGCCCCCACCGCCGAGGCGCTGATGCGCTCGCGCTACAGCGCTTACGCGCTGGGGCTGGTGGATTACCTGCGCGCTACCACGCTACCCGCCCAGCAGGACGGCCTGGACCTGGACGCCATCCGCGCGTGGAGCCTGGGCAGCACCTGGCTGGGCCTGGAAGTGGAAAACCATGAAGTGCTCGGCGGCCAGCCGGAGCACGCGCGGGTGACCTTCATCGCGCGCTGGCACGATGCCAGCGGCGAACACAGCCATCGCGAGTGCTCGGGCTTCGTCCAGCGCGACGGCCGCTGGTACTTCCTCGACCCGACCGTGCCGATGAAACTCGGACGCAACGATCCCTGCCCCTGTGGCGCCGGTGGCAAGCTGAAGAAATGCTGCGGACCGTGGATCGAATAA
- a CDS encoding DUF6231 family protein — MISTRTPQQALAALLDRYTPQRLLLVGASQMPAVEAFLAAHPDCELSHADAGALPAELAAKRYDLALLADCLEHLPRREAQQLVGGIRNLNSNRVAVLVDLDAAQARDADFYALAMQASERFQREAQVLTLFTYDLREYKQVPDWLNAKFWANPENFGKYWW, encoded by the coding sequence ATGATTTCGACACGCACACCGCAACAGGCCCTTGCCGCCCTGCTCGACCGCTACACACCGCAGCGCCTGCTGCTGGTGGGCGCCAGCCAGATGCCGGCGGTGGAGGCCTTCCTCGCGGCGCATCCGGATTGCGAACTGTCCCACGCCGACGCCGGCGCGCTGCCGGCGGAACTGGCCGCCAAGCGCTATGACCTGGCGCTGCTCGCCGACTGCCTGGAACACCTGCCCCGGCGCGAGGCGCAACAACTGGTGGGTGGCATCCGCAACCTGAACAGCAACCGTGTCGCCGTGCTGGTCGACCTGGACGCTGCACAGGCTCGCGACGCCGACTTCTACGCCCTGGCCATGCAGGCCAGCGAACGCTTCCAGCGCGAGGCGCAGGTGCTCACCCTGTTCACCTACGACCTGCGCGAATACAAGCAGGTCCCGGACTGGCTCAACGCGAAGTTCTGGGCCAATCCGGAAAACTTCGGCAAGTACTGGTGGTAA
- a CDS encoding trimeric intracellular cation channel family protein, with amino-acid sequence MLLTVLYIIAITAEAMTGALSAGRRSMDLFGVVLVACVTALGGGSVRDMLLGHYPLTWVRHPEYLALTAAAALVTVFIAPLMRHLRSLFLALDAVGLVAFTLIGCQVSLEMGHSLLIAAVSGVITGVFGGILRDIFCNDVPLIFRRELYASVSFASAWCYLICLQIDLPKEQAMLITLSAGFLFRMLAIRFRWEMPKFVYKDDPHQGD; translated from the coding sequence ATGCTGCTGACCGTTCTCTACATCATCGCCATCACCGCCGAAGCCATGACCGGCGCGCTGTCCGCCGGACGCCGCAGCATGGACCTGTTCGGCGTCGTGCTGGTGGCCTGCGTTACCGCCCTGGGTGGCGGCTCGGTACGTGACATGCTGCTGGGGCACTATCCGCTGACCTGGGTGCGTCACCCCGAATACCTGGCGCTCACCGCCGCAGCCGCGCTGGTGACGGTGTTCATCGCACCACTGATGCGCCACCTGCGCTCGCTGTTCCTCGCGCTCGACGCCGTCGGCCTGGTGGCCTTCACCCTGATCGGTTGCCAGGTCAGCCTGGAAATGGGTCACAGCCTGTTGATCGCCGCGGTGAGCGGGGTGATCACCGGGGTCTTCGGCGGCATCCTGCGGGACATCTTCTGCAACGACGTACCGCTGATCTTCCGCCGCGAGCTGTACGCCAGCGTGTCCTTCGCCAGCGCCTGGTGCTACCTGATCTGCCTGCAGATCGACCTGCCCAAGGAGCAGGCCATGCTGATCACCCTGTCTGCCGGCTTCCTGTTCCGCATGCTGGCGATCCGTTTCCGCTGGGAAATGCCCAAGTTCGTCTACAAGGACGACCCGCACCAGGGCGACTGA
- a CDS encoding CopD family protein, whose protein sequence is MTPFAFVYALHVLAALVWVGGMFFAWMVLRPAAVAALEPPARLKLWLQVFPRFFRWVWAAVILLPVTGIGMMHLSYNGMAGAPRYVQVMMGLYVAMLALFLRIQALQLPELRNAVGAEDWPAGGAALGKIRKTVGLNLIIGLALVAFVAARPHW, encoded by the coding sequence ATGACACCCTTTGCCTTCGTCTATGCCCTGCACGTCCTGGCCGCCCTGGTCTGGGTTGGCGGCATGTTCTTCGCCTGGATGGTACTGCGCCCGGCCGCCGTCGCCGCGCTGGAGCCGCCAGCAAGGCTGAAGCTGTGGCTGCAGGTATTCCCGCGTTTCTTCCGCTGGGTATGGGCCGCGGTGATCCTGCTGCCGGTGACCGGCATCGGCATGATGCACCTGAGCTACAACGGCATGGCGGGTGCGCCGCGTTACGTGCAGGTAATGATGGGGCTGTATGTCGCGATGCTCGCGCTGTTCCTGCGCATCCAGGCGCTGCAGCTGCCGGAACTGCGCAATGCGGTCGGGGCCGAGGACTGGCCGGCCGGCGGCGCCGCGCTGGGCAAGATCCGCAAGACCGTTGGCCTGAACCTGATCATCGGCCTGGCGCTGGTGGCCTTCGTCGCGGCACGCCCGCACTGGTAA
- a CDS encoding DUF1145 domain-containing protein produces MKALLGLGKLVALLFWLAVLANLIQPFAHPFGLLLNAAGALILLIHIVEVLALRKRLQGRPHPGMDRLQILLFGVFHFATLPQPASANVEGDTHA; encoded by the coding sequence ATGAAAGCGTTGTTGGGGCTGGGCAAGCTGGTTGCCCTGTTGTTCTGGCTGGCGGTGCTGGCCAACCTGATTCAACCCTTCGCACATCCCTTCGGCCTGCTGCTCAACGCGGCGGGCGCGCTGATCCTGCTGATCCATATCGTCGAGGTCCTGGCCCTGCGCAAGCGCCTGCAAGGCCGCCCGCATCCGGGCATGGACCGCCTGCAGATCCTGCTGTTCGGCGTCTTCCATTTCGCCACTCTGCCGCAACCGGCATCCGCAAACGTAGAAGGAGATACCCATGCGTAA
- the dinG gene encoding ATP-dependent DNA helicase DinG yields the protein MLSTELKATIQGAYSRFLEAKELKPRYGQRLMIAEVAKVLGTIASDEEGHRLGDAAVVAVEAGTGTGKTVAYSLAAIACAKAAGKRLVVATATVALQEQIVHKDLPDLLRNSGLSFSFALAKGRGRYMCLSKLDHLLQEGQAQSATAQLFEEEGFRIDVDETSTKLFNQMIERLAGNRWDGDRDSWPEAIEDAHWAQVTTDHSQCTNRHCPNFQQCAFYKAREGMTKVDVIVTNHDLVLADLALGGGAILPDPRETLYVFDEGHHLPDKAIGHFAHFTRLRATADWLAQVDKNLTKLLAQNPLPGDLGRLIEQVPELARELRTHQQFMFTACEEIGDFRAGEDMEGRERPRHRFEGGVIPEHIREMGIELKKGFSKLTDLFTRLTELLKEAMDGEGSVGIASYQAEEWYPLFGSLLSRAQGNWELWTAFTCEDPEDSPPMARWLTLAESGTFYDIEANASPILAAETLRRNLWNVAYGVLVTSATLTALGTFDRYRMRAGLPRAAVTAVVPSPFHHADAGVLRVPDLKADPRDAAAHTAAIIRELPEIVEGSRGSLILFSSRKQMQEVFDGLDRDWRKRVLIQGNLSKQETLNKHRSRVDDGEPSVLFGLASFSEGVDLPGAYCEHVVIAKIPFAVPDDPVEAALSEWIEARGGNPFMEIAVPDASLRLVQACGRLLRTEEDRGTITLLDRRVVTQRYGKAILNALPPFRREIA from the coding sequence ATGCTCAGCACCGAACTCAAGGCCACGATCCAGGGCGCCTACTCGCGCTTCCTCGAGGCCAAGGAACTCAAGCCGCGCTACGGCCAGCGCCTGATGATCGCCGAAGTCGCCAAGGTCCTGGGGACCATCGCCAGCGACGAGGAAGGCCATCGCCTCGGCGATGCCGCCGTGGTCGCCGTGGAAGCCGGCACCGGCACCGGCAAGACCGTCGCCTACAGCCTTGCCGCCATCGCCTGCGCCAAGGCCGCCGGCAAGCGCCTGGTGGTCGCCACCGCCACCGTCGCGCTGCAGGAGCAGATCGTCCACAAGGACCTGCCCGACCTGCTGCGCAACTCCGGCCTGTCGTTCAGCTTCGCCTTGGCCAAGGGGCGCGGGCGCTACATGTGCCTGTCCAAGCTCGACCACCTGCTGCAGGAAGGCCAGGCGCAGAGCGCCACCGCCCAACTCTTCGAGGAGGAAGGCTTCCGCATCGACGTGGACGAGACCTCCACCAAACTGTTCAACCAGATGATCGAGCGCCTGGCCGGCAACCGCTGGGACGGCGACCGCGACTCCTGGCCCGAGGCCATCGAGGACGCACACTGGGCGCAGGTCACCACCGACCACAGCCAGTGCACCAACCGCCATTGCCCGAACTTCCAGCAGTGCGCCTTCTACAAGGCGCGCGAAGGCATGACCAAGGTCGACGTCATCGTCACCAACCATGACCTGGTGCTGGCGGACCTCGCCCTGGGCGGCGGCGCGATCCTGCCGGACCCGCGCGAGACCCTCTACGTGTTCGACGAAGGCCACCACCTGCCGGACAAGGCCATCGGCCACTTCGCGCATTTCACCCGCCTGCGCGCCACCGCCGACTGGCTGGCCCAGGTGGACAAGAACCTGACCAAGCTGCTGGCGCAGAACCCGCTGCCGGGCGACCTCGGTCGCTTGATCGAACAGGTGCCGGAGCTGGCCCGCGAGCTGCGCACGCACCAGCAGTTCATGTTCACCGCCTGCGAGGAGATCGGCGATTTTCGTGCCGGCGAGGACATGGAAGGCCGCGAGCGGCCGCGCCACCGCTTCGAGGGCGGGGTGATTCCCGAACACATCCGCGAGATGGGCATCGAGTTGAAGAAGGGCTTCTCCAAGCTCACCGACCTCTTCACCCGCCTGACCGAATTGCTCAAGGAAGCCATGGACGGGGAGGGCAGCGTCGGCATTGCCAGCTACCAGGCCGAGGAGTGGTATCCGCTGTTTGGCAGCCTGCTGTCCCGCGCCCAGGGCAACTGGGAGCTGTGGACCGCCTTCACCTGCGAAGATCCCGAAGACAGCCCGCCGATGGCGCGCTGGCTGACCCTCGCCGAGAGCGGCACCTTCTACGACATCGAAGCCAACGCCAGCCCGATCCTTGCCGCCGAGACGCTGCGCCGCAACCTGTGGAACGTCGCCTATGGCGTGCTGGTGACCTCGGCGACGCTTACTGCGCTGGGCACCTTCGACCGTTACCGGATGCGCGCCGGCCTGCCGCGCGCCGCCGTCACCGCCGTGGTGCCGAGCCCGTTCCACCATGCCGATGCCGGCGTGCTGCGCGTGCCGGACCTCAAGGCCGATCCGCGCGATGCCGCCGCGCATACCGCCGCGATCATTCGCGAGTTGCCGGAGATAGTCGAAGGTTCGCGCGGTTCGCTGATCCTGTTCTCTTCACGCAAGCAGATGCAGGAGGTCTTCGACGGCCTGGATCGCGACTGGCGCAAGCGCGTGCTGATCCAGGGCAACCTGTCCAAGCAGGAAACCCTGAACAAGCACCGCTCGCGTGTGGACGATGGCGAGCCGAGCGTGCTGTTCGGCCTGGCGAGCTTTTCCGAAGGGGTGGACCTGCCCGGCGCCTACTGCGAACACGTGGTCATCGCCAAGATTCCCTTCGCGGTGCCGGACGATCCGGTGGAGGCGGCGCTGTCGGAATGGATCGAAGCGCGCGGTGGCAACCCGTTCATGGAAATCGCCGTGCCCGACGCCTCGCTGCGGCTGGTGCAGGCCTGCGGACGCCTGCTGCGCACCGAGGAAGATCGCGGCACAATCACGCTGCTCGATCGGCGCGTAGTGACGCAACGCTACGGTAAGGCCATCCTCAACGCACTACCGCCATTCCGCCGCGAAATAGCTTGA
- a CDS encoding SEC-C metal-binding domain-containing protein — protein sequence MSQEPHVHGPNCNHDHDHDHHHDHGHVHGPHCNHSHEPARNPLKDVGRNDPCPCGSGSKYKKCHGA from the coding sequence ATGAGCCAGGAACCCCACGTACACGGTCCGAACTGCAACCACGACCATGATCACGATCATCATCATGACCACGGTCACGTGCACGGCCCGCACTGCAACCACAGCCATGAGCCGGCGCGTAACCCGCTCAAGGACGTCGGTCGCAACGACCCCTGCCCTTGCGGCAGCGGCAGCAAGTACAAGAAGTGCCACGGCGCCTGA
- a CDS encoding LEA type 2 family protein, with amino-acid sequence MNYQAQMIRIISLIWFFSLVSGCSWITGDFQQPDVKLVKVNVVKARLLEQEFTLHFRIDNPNDFSLPVRGLAYKVKLNDIDLAEGESNNWFTVPANGHETFEVPVTTNLWRHMKYIVKLLEDPDKPIRYRLEGEVKTGLLFGQSVHIARNGEIIPGDFIPD; translated from the coding sequence ATGAATTATCAGGCGCAAATGATAAGAATTATCAGCCTGATCTGGTTCTTCAGCCTGGTTTCAGGCTGCAGCTGGATCACAGGCGATTTCCAGCAGCCGGACGTGAAACTGGTCAAGGTAAACGTCGTCAAGGCACGCTTGCTGGAGCAGGAATTCACCCTGCACTTCCGCATCGACAATCCGAACGACTTCAGCCTCCCGGTTCGCGGCCTGGCCTACAAGGTCAAGCTGAACGATATCGACCTGGCCGAAGGTGAGTCGAATAACTGGTTCACAGTGCCGGCCAACGGCCATGAAACCTTTGAAGTACCGGTGACCACCAACCTCTGGCGGCACATGAAGTACATCGTCAAGTTGCTGGAAGATCCGGACAAGCCGATCCGCTATCGCCTTGAGGGCGAAGTGAAGACCGGGCTGCTGTTCGGACAGAGCGTGCACATTGCGCGCAATGGCGAGATAATTCCCGGCGATTTCATCCCCGATTGA